In Acidimicrobiia bacterium, the genomic stretch TCCGGCCGGTTCCCCTCGTTCCAGTCGCGACGCCGAACAGAGCGCCGAGGAACGGACGGCTGAGGCGCCCCCAGGCGTGGTCCCTGCATCATCCAAGCCAGAGATTCTGTCGCCTGAGCCATCCGGTTCTCCGGCTTCGGTGGTGGGCCGCGATGAAGCGCCGACGGGCGACGTCGATCTCGCGGCGTTCAAACGGATCTGGCCGGCCTTATCGGCTCGCATCAAAGACGAACTCGGGAATCGCCGGCATGCCCTGTTCCGCGAGGCGCGCCCGGGGCTGGTTGATGGGGCGACGCTGATAATCCACGTCCCCAGCCATCTTGGCTTTCACCTTGAGCAAATGGTCTCCGACCCACAGTTCGCCGCCGCGGTATCTGCGGAAGCGTCTTCCTTGTTGGGTGGGTCGGTGGCGGCACGGTTTGTCGCTGACAATGCCGACCAGGCTTCTCCAGTGGAGTTGGGGGTCGACGATGACGACGACGAAGAGACTGATAAGGATCGAATGGCCGAAGCCGGCGAGGTTGACGACCCGGTCGGTCTGGTCGAGGACCTTCTCGGTGGCGAGGTCATCGAAGAGTCATAGCCGGGTTCGATTGATCTCCTATAGCTCTGATCGTCCGGTTAGTGCTCTACCCAGGGTCACCGTGTCCGCGTAGTCGAGATCTCCGCCGACCGGCAAGCCAGAAGCCAGGCGGCTCACCTTGACTCCGAGCGGCTTGAATTCCCTGGCGATATACATGGATGTCGCATCGCCTTCAATGGTCGGGTTCGTTGCGCAGATCAGCTCAGTGATGCCTTCGTTTTCGACCCGTCGTTTCAGCTCGTTGAAGCGAAGCTGGCCCGGTCCGATCCCATCAATCGGCGACAGGGCCCCTCCGAGGACGTGATAGCGACCGGCGAACTCTCTGGTCGACTCAATGACCGGAATGTCCTGAGCTCGTTCGACGACACAGACGATATCCGGGAGCCGTCGTACGTCTCGGCAGATGTTGCATTCGTCTCCGGCGGTCACGTTGTAACAGCGAGCGCACAGTCCGATTTGCTCCTTGACGTCGATGACTGCCTGAGCCAGGCGACGGGCGTCGGCTTCCTCTCCGTTGAGAAGATGAAACGCCAATCGTTGAGCCGACTTTCTACCTACACCAGGTAGCCGGGAGAGCTCGTCGATGAGTCTCTGGATAGGTCCTTCAAACATCAGCCGAGCAAGCCGCCGAGGTCCAAACCACCGGTTAGCCCGCCCATCTGTTCGGCGGCGACGTCGCTAACGCCCCGAAGGGCGGTGTTGATAGCGGCTACGACCAGGTCACCTAGCATCTCCGGGTCGTCGGGGTCGATGACCGATGGGTCGATATTCACCGTCAGCACCTCTCCGGAGCCCTTCACGATGGCGGTGACCACGCCGCCCCCGGCCGAGCCCTGGAACTCACGCTCGGCCAACTCGGCTTGAGCGGTGGCGAGTTGCTCTTGCATTTTCTGGGCTTGCTTCATGAGTTGGCGCATGTCGGGTGGTCGCTGAGTCATGGCCTGAGTGTAGAACGTCCCGGGAGAATCACGGTCGCGAGCTATTGGTCCATGGCGATGCGAACGGCATCGTGCAAGGTGTCGGCAACCGGAAAGCCGGTGGCAACCAGGTCAGCGCGGTGATGTGACCCGGATGCAAACATCACCGCTGGAACCCGGTTGGCGCGGGCCGCCTCGGCGTCGTCCAGCGAGTCGCCGATGACGACGTATGCGCCGGGATCATCCGGAGCAGTCGGGTGAGCCAGCAGGGCGCTCAGGTGAGCGCTCATTGACGATGCTTTTAGGGCCCCACTGCCATCGCGCAGTCCATCGATGCGGATCATGTACCGGTCGACCCCGAACGTGACAGCTTGTTCCAGGACATGATCATGCGGGGCCATCGAGAGGAGCGATTGACTTTTTCCCTGCTCGGCGAGGTCCCCGAGGATCTGATGAGCACCGACGGAAAGCTCCGCTTCGACCATGCGTCTGGCGTAGGCCTCGTGGAACGTGTCGTCGAGTTGGCGCCATTCCGTGCCGGTGATCGGCCTCCCAAGCATCCGCTCGTAGAACACCGACACCGGGCGGGTGAAGAGTCTGGCGTGGTCTTCGAGGGTCAGGGTCGGGACTCCGAAGGCGGCGACCGTCTCGCTCACCGCGTCGACGACGACGTGAATATCGTCGAGCAGAGTGCCGTTCCAGTCCCAGATGACATGTTGCATTCGAGCACCCTACCGGTCGCCCGGTGTCTGGACGACTCTTGTGGTCGGGCCTCAGGGTCCGGCGAGATGGTCGATGACCTCGTCGTAGACCTCCCCGATGATTGGCCAGGCGAAGCGCTCAAGGGAGGGTCCTGCGATGTCGGTGATCGTCGATCGGTGGTGCGGATTGGTCAACGACGCCGCCAACAATTCGACTGCCTGGCCTGGCGTGTCGTATAGGCAGACGGGGTGGATCTGTTCGGGAAGTAGTTCGGGGTACGAGAGACGTCGAGGCAGCACGGGAAACGCTCTGGCAGCGATGGCTTCGGCGACTCCGACCCCGAAGAATTCGTGGTTGGCGGTGCTGACGACGATGTCTGCCTCCGAGACCAAGCGGTCGTATTGGTGGGCGTCGGCGTAGCCGAATTGGATGATTCGATCCCCGAAATGTTGTTTGGTCGCTTCGAATTCGGTCGGGGTTTGTCGGAAGTTCTCGCCGGTCAAGGCCAGGCGAAAATCAATCCCCTGCTTGTCGACCGCGTACAGCATCTCAAACATCCCGATCGGGTCTTTGTCGTACTCCCAACGCTGGTTCCACAACACGAGCGGGGGGAGTGACGGAATTTGACCCGGAGTCCGGATGGGGATCCCGACGCCGATCACCGCTGTCTTGTCGCGGACCCGGTCGATGAGGTGAAGTTGGCGGTAGTCGGGAAAATTCTTGAGGAAAGGCCCGACCGCGTCAAAGAAGGCGTCCTCGTGGTAGTGCGTGTTGAACAGGATTTGGTCGGCGGCCACCATCGATCGCCAGTTGACGAATCCGTAGCTCAGATCTTCGCCCCGGGTCCGGGGTGAAAACGGGTAGGTCAGCTGGTTTTCGTGCATGTACAGCAACGACGGTGGGCTCCCGAGCTGCGATCCGGCCAGTCCGAGGAAGGTGGCGAGGTCAAGCATTGACGATGCCACGATCACGTCGGGTCGGCCTACTTCGTCAGCCAGTTCAAGCGCCTGATGGGCGAGGGTGACCGGTCCGCCGTGCATCCGCCACTTCCAAAACCGCCCTTCCATGGTGAGCAGGTGCACGTCGTGACGGGAGGTGGCTTTCCAACCGTCCGCCCACGCCTGATGTGACCCCGTGTAGTAGGGCTCAATGAGGAAGACTCGCACCTGTGAGCTACTCGTCGAGCGTGCCTTTGAGACGGTCAAGGCGATCCAGATTGTGGCGTGCGTGCATGAAGCGAATCGAGCCGGTCTTGGAGCGCATCACAACCGAGTGGGTGGTTGCGCCGTGGCCGAAGAAATCCACTCCTTGGAGGAGTTCGCCATCGGTGACACCGGTAGCTGCGAAAAAGATGTTCTTGCCGCTCACCAGATCCTTCAGGGTCAGGATCTGGTCGAGGTCGTGCCCGTTGTCGGCGGCGTACTGGTGTTCACTTTCGTCGCGCGGCCACAGCTTGCATTGAATCTCGCCCTCCATGGCCGTCAGCGCGGCGGCGGCGATCACCGCTTCGGGTGAACCACCGATCCCGAACAGTATGTCGATACCCGAATCGGGTTCAGCGGTGGCGATTGCCCCCGAAACGTCTCCATCCGAGATGAGTCGGATGCGGGCGCCGGCCTTCCGAACTGCGTCAATGAATGGTTGGTTGCGGGGGCGGTCGAGGATGATCGCCGTAAGGTCATCGATGTCTTTGTCACGAGCCTTGGCAACCTGGCGTAAGTTGTGCGCAACGGGGGCCTCGATATCAATCCACCCGGCCGCTTCGGGGCCGACGGCGATTTTGTCCATATAGACAAGGCTTCCCGGGGAATACATGGTGCCGGCTTCGGCCAGGGCAATAACTGCGAGCGCCCCGGGTCGACCGGCCGCCGTCAGTGACGTTCCGTCGATCGGGTCGACAGCCACGTCGACCTTGGGTCCAAATCCGGTCCCGACCTTCTCTCCGTTATAGAGCATCGGAGCTTCGTCCTTCTCGCCCTCACCGATGGCAATGGTGCCGTCGATGTCGATGGTTGAGAGGATGATTCGCATGGCGTCGACGGCGGCTTGGTCAGCTGCGATCTTGTCGCCTCGCCCTTGCCATCGAGCACCGGCAATGGCGGCTGATTCGGTGACTCTGGCCAGTTCCAGGCCTAGGTTTCGTTCGGGAACCTCTGTCATGCCGGGACCTCCAAAATCAGGGCGTCGCCTTGTCCGCCGCCTCCACACAAGGTTACGGCGCCAAGGCCGCCTCCGCGCTCGCTGAGAGCGTTGATCAAACTGACGACCAATCGTGCGCCGGTGGCGCCGATCGGGTGGCCCAGCGCCACGGCTCCGCCGTGGACGTTCACACGATCTTCTGGTATTCCAAGCATCTGGGCTGACCAAAGCGCAACTGAAGCGAAAGCCTCGTTGATCTCGACGGCGTGGAGGTCGCCGGCCGAGAGGCCGGCCCGTTGGAGGGCGACCGCCAGAGCCTCGGCTGGCCGTTCGTGCAGGGAAGGATCGATGCCTCCGATCTGTCCGTAGGAGCGGATCTCGGCGAGGATATGGAGCCCTTCGGATTCGGCCGCCTGGCGGTCCGTCACGATGACCGCCGCCCCGCCATCTGAGATCTGGCTTGAGTTGCCGGCCGTAAGCGTGCCCGTCGCTCCGAAGGCCGGCCGTAGGCCTCCCAAGCTGTCGGTTGTCGTGCCGGCACGGATGCCTTCGTCCTCACTGATCACCAGCGCTGACCCTTTGCGTTGTGGTACCTCAACGGGCACGATCTCCTTCGAGAAGACTCCGTTGCGAGTGGCGGTCTCTGCGCGAACGTGACTCCTGGCGGACCACTCGTCCTGACGAAGGCGATCGATGCCAAGTTGGTCATTTTTGATGTCGGAAGCCTGGCCCATCGAACAGCCATCGAACGAGCAGTAGAGGCCGTCGTGCATTATCACGTCGATGAGTTCTGCGTCTCCGAGGCGAGCCCCCCACCTGGCCTTGGGCATGACGTACGGAGCGTTCGACATCGATTCCATCCCGCCCGCAACGACAAATGTCGATTCGCCGAGCAACACGGATCGGTTGGCCATGCCAATGGCCGCCAGGCCCGAAAGACACACTTTGTTGATGGTCACCGATGGGACCGTCATCGGCAGTCCAGCTTTCACGGCCGCCTGTCGGGCGGTGATCTGGCCTTCTCCTGCTTGGAGGACCTGGCCGAAAATGACCTCATCGATCCGACCTGGATCCAGGTCGCCCAGCGCCGCCCGAATGGCAATGGCGCCGAGTTCAACCGCTCGTAATGGGGCGAGACCGCCGCCGAACTTTCCGATTGGTGTGCGCTTTGCACCAACGATGACTGCTGTCATGGATTCCTCCTGTAGTGGTCCATCGTACTCAAGCCGTTTACACTCGAATCGTGCGCCTGTACAACGTTGACCATGTGGGGATCGCCGTGTTTGATCTGGACGCGGCCCTGTCCGATTACGAACGCCTGTATGGCGTCTCTCCCTTGTACCGTGAAACGGTCGAGGCGCAGGGAGTCGAGGAGGCCATGATTCCGGTGGGTG encodes the following:
- a CDS encoding HAD family hydrolase — encoded protein: MQHVIWDWNGTLLDDIHVVVDAVSETVAAFGVPTLTLEDHARLFTRPVSVFYERMLGRPITGTEWRQLDDTFHEAYARRMVEAELSVGAHQILGDLAEQGKSQSLLSMAPHDHVLEQAVTFGVDRYMIRIDGLRDGSGALKASSMSAHLSALLAHPTAPDDPGAYVVIGDSLDDAEAARANRVPAVMFASGSHHRADLVATGFPVADTLHDAVRIAMDQ
- a CDS encoding acetyl-CoA C-acetyltransferase, with the protein product MTAVIVGAKRTPIGKFGGGLAPLRAVELGAIAIRAALGDLDPGRIDEVIFGQVLQAGEGQITARQAAVKAGLPMTVPSVTINKVCLSGLAAIGMANRSVLLGESTFVVAGGMESMSNAPYVMPKARWGARLGDAELIDVIMHDGLYCSFDGCSMGQASDIKNDQLGIDRLRQDEWSARSHVRAETATRNGVFSKEIVPVEVPQRKGSALVISEDEGIRAGTTTDSLGGLRPAFGATGTLTAGNSSQISDGGAAVIVTDRQAAESEGLHILAEIRSYGQIGGIDPSLHERPAEALAVALQRAGLSAGDLHAVEINEAFASVALWSAQMLGIPEDRVNVHGGAVALGHPIGATGARLVVSLINALSERGGGLGAVTLCGGGGQGDALILEVPA
- the recR gene encoding recombination protein RecR — protein: MFEGPIQRLIDELSRLPGVGRKSAQRLAFHLLNGEEADARRLAQAVIDVKEQIGLCARCYNVTAGDECNICRDVRRLPDIVCVVERAQDIPVIESTREFAGRYHVLGGALSPIDGIGPGQLRFNELKRRVENEGITELICATNPTIEGDATSMYIAREFKPLGVKVSRLASGLPVGGDLDYADTVTLGRALTGRSEL
- a CDS encoding DUF3524 domain-containing protein, which translates into the protein MTVSKARSTSSSQVRVFLIEPYYTGSHQAWADGWKATSRHDVHLLTMEGRFWKWRMHGGPVTLAHQALELADEVGRPDVIVASSMLDLATFLGLAGSQLGSPPSLLYMHENQLTYPFSPRTRGEDLSYGFVNWRSMVAADQILFNTHYHEDAFFDAVGPFLKNFPDYRQLHLIDRVRDKTAVIGVGIPIRTPGQIPSLPPLVLWNQRWEYDKDPIGMFEMLYAVDKQGIDFRLALTGENFRQTPTEFEATKQHFGDRIIQFGYADAHQYDRLVSEADIVVSTANHEFFGVGVAEAIAARAFPVLPRRLSYPELLPEQIHPVCLYDTPGQAVELLAASLTNPHHRSTITDIAGPSLERFAWPIIGEVYDEVIDHLAGP
- the glpX gene encoding class II fructose-bisphosphatase encodes the protein MTEVPERNLGLELARVTESAAIAGARWQGRGDKIAADQAAVDAMRIILSTIDIDGTIAIGEGEKDEAPMLYNGEKVGTGFGPKVDVAVDPIDGTSLTAAGRPGALAVIALAEAGTMYSPGSLVYMDKIAVGPEAAGWIDIEAPVAHNLRQVAKARDKDIDDLTAIILDRPRNQPFIDAVRKAGARIRLISDGDVSGAIATAEPDSGIDILFGIGGSPEAVIAAAALTAMEGEIQCKLWPRDESEHQYAADNGHDLDQILTLKDLVSGKNIFFAATGVTDGELLQGVDFFGHGATTHSVVMRSKTGSIRFMHARHNLDRLDRLKGTLDE
- a CDS encoding YbaB/EbfC family nucleoid-associated protein, which gives rise to MTQRPPDMRQLMKQAQKMQEQLATAQAELAEREFQGSAGGGVVTAIVKGSGEVLTVNIDPSVIDPDDPEMLGDLVVAAINTALRGVSDVAAEQMGGLTGGLDLGGLLG